The sequence below is a genomic window from Candidatus Korarchaeum sp..
TCTATTATGGGGAAAAATGGTGGCTATAGAGGTCGAGGGATTGGAGAAGAGATACGTGACTTACTTGAGGAGGGGGCTCAGGAGGGAGAGGAGCGTAATCCATGCCCTCAGGGGGATATCCTTCTCAGTGATGAAAGGCGAGGTGTTCGGATTGCTAGGGCCGAACGGTGCCGGTAAGACCACTACTGTCAAGATACTGAGCACACTCCTGCTCCCCGATTCCGGTAAGGCGTTCCTGCTGGGATACGATGTAGTGAGGGAGCCCGAGGAAGTGAGGAAGAGGATAGGCGTCTCCCTATCCGTCGAGAGGGGATTCTTCTGGAAGCTGACGGGCAGGGAGAACTTGATTTATTTCGGGATGCTCTACGGCCTCGATGGGAATAAGCTGAGGGAGAGAGTGGACTATTTACTGAAGCTAGTCGGCTTGGATGAGCTTAACTCCTCCGATAAACTTTATGAGGAATATTCGACTGGGATGAAGGCGAGGTTGAGCATAGCTAGGGCCCTCTTGATAGATCCAGATGTCCTAATACTTGATGAACCGACTTTAGGGCTCGATCCGGCCTCATCTAGGATGATAAGGGAGCTCTTGATAAGGCTGGCTCATGATGAGGGGAAGACAGTGCTCATAACTACGCATAATATGTTCGAAGCTGAGATAGTCTGCGATAGAGTTGCTATAATAAATGATGGGAGGATAATAGCTGTAGATACGATCGATAACCTCAAGGGGATAGTTGGAGGGGATCTGAGCATAGAGCTATCGATCCTGCCGAGCGCCAGGATATCGTTGGATAATTTGAGGCCCCATTTCTCAGATCTCAATGCCGAGCTCACGCTGGATGGCGATGATATCAAGCTCAAGGTACTGACTAAGCCCAGCGAGAGGGATGGAGTGACTCAGGAGCTCTTGTTGAGGTTGCAGAAGCTAGGATGCAGCGTGAAGCGAGTCGAGGTGAGGGAGCCCAACTTGGAGGACGTATTCATAGAGCTGACGAGGGGGAGATCATGAGCCTCGCCTCTCTATTCAAATCCGGCGTGTTCCTGGATCTCTACTTCGTCAAGAATAATAGGGCCAACTTGATATCCTTCCTCCTCTGGCCCTACCTGATGCTGATCCTCATGCTAGGCGCAGGCTTCCTCTTAGGATCGGCTCAATCATTCAGATCGAACGTGGGGGATGTCGATCCAATCGTCTTCTTCGTCTCATCCACTCTAATAGCTTCAGCTTCCCTCTCAGTCATGTGGGATGTCGGAGGGGCTGTCCTATTCCACAGGTGGGCCGGGACACTCCCTTACGTATTACTGGCCCCCTACAGGACTTCAGTCATATTAGTGATGGCTTACATCCCCAGATACATCCTCTGGAGCTTCATCCAGCTCGCGGAGTTCCTCCCACCTCTCATTATTAGGAAGGGGATTTACGCCCTAATAATAGATCTCCCGATCCTCTCCATATCTCTAATAGTGGGGATGCTCCCCCTACTAGGTTTCTCAGCGATATTCGCCTCGATACTCTTGATAACGAAGGAGGAGAGCAATATACTGAGCTGGCTCAACCCAATAATATTAATACTCTCCGGAGCTTTCTACCCCTCTTACCTCTTCCCCCTATGGGCTAAGATAATATCTCAGGCCCTCCCGACGACCCACACATTCGAATTAGCTAGATTGAGCGCCTTAATGTCAGCTCCCGGCGTGAGGGAGGTTATACTGATAATAGGCATATTGCTGGGCATGAGCGTCATCTACAACGCTCTATCATACACTATGCTCGGTAAGGCTGAGGAGAGAGCTTTAGGGAGTGGATCTATATGATTAAAGCTATAATCTGGCTCCACGTCCTCAGGCTCTGGAGGCTGAGGTACAGCTTCCTTAACATGGTCGTATCCAATGCGATGTGGGTGCTCTTACTCATACTCGGGGTGCTCCTCTTCGTCCCGAGATCTCAGCTGCCCCACGCCCTCAAATCGGCTTACTGGACTATAGCATGCTGGAGCGTGATATCTAGCTTCTCCTCCATAGTCGGGGGCTGGACGAACTTCTTCATATCCCTGGGGATGGTGGAGGAGCACATGCTCAGGGGAATCTCCCCGTTCCTAGTCATAAGCGGGAGGCTCGTTATAGCTTCTCTAGTGTCGATAACTACCATGATATTCATGGGTCTCCTCGTTCAATCCCTCTTCTCAGTACCCCTATTCGATATCAGGCCCGATATAGCCCTCATCAGCCTCATGATAGTCTCAGTGGAGAGCCTATTCTACAGCCTCTTCATATCAGCTATCTCGATGAGATCGAGCATCTCCGAGCAGTTCCTCGAGATAATGAACTTCGCTGTCATAGGGATCTTAATAGTGCCTATTTCAGTTATACCCGAGGGGCTGAGGGTCCTCTACCTCTCCATACCCTACGTGGCTCCAGCTTATATGCTCAAGGTAGCTTCTGGATCAGAGATTTCCAGTTTATTTATTATAGCGGCAGTTATCTCGATAATAGAGACTATAGCCCTCCTCCTCATAGCTCTCCTGGCAGTAAAAGCCGCTGAATCCCATATAAGGAGGAACGGGACGAGAGCTATAGGGTTCTACTGATATCCAAACTTTTTAATAATTCATCGAGCTCCATCCCTTATGTCGAGGATAAGGGTAGCTTTCATAGGCATAGGCAACAGCGTATCAGCCACGATACAGGGGATCTACTATTACGCTTCGAATCCAGATAGCGATGGGCTCTGGCATCCTGTCGTCGGGGGCTTCAAAGTAGATGATCTGGAGGTAGTTGCAGCTCTAGATATAGATTCGAGGAAAGTGGGGAAGGACCTCTCTGAAGCGATATACTCGGAGCCCAATACCGTCGGGAGGAGGTTCGATGTCCCTAAGATGGGCGTGATCGTCGAGAGGGGGATATTGAAGGATGAGCTGAATCCCCATATGGCCTCCATCCTCAAGCTAGAGCTCGGGAGGGATGATGATGCCCTAGATACCCTCAGGGAGAGCAGGCCCGATGTAGTTGTGAACGCAATATCCAGCGGGTTGGATAAGACATCATCAGCTTACGCATCCATATCGAGGGAAGCCGGAGCTTCTTTCATAAACTTAACCCCATCACCCGTGGCTACAGATCCGGAGATGGAGAGGAAGTTCGCTGAGAGGGGGCTAGTATTAGCTGGAGACGATTTGATGAGCCAGATAGGCGGAACTATATTCCACAAGGGGCTGGCCAGCTTCCTGAGGCTCAGGGGGGTCAAGCCGAGGAGGAGCTATCAGCTGGATGTGGGAGGGGGGCTCGAGACCATAAACACTATGTACGAGGAGCTGAGGATGTACAAGAGGAAAGTTAAGTCCTCAGTAATAGCGGCTGAATTCGAGGAGGGTTGGGAGATAATAGCGGGGACGAGCGATTACGTCGACTTCCTGGGGAACGATAGGGTCATACACCTCCACTTCATAGGGACCGGGTTCATGGGAAGCGAGATAATGATAGAAGCCCATATGAGGGTGAACGATGGTATGAACGCTGGGAATATCATACTTGATGTGATAAGAGCTGCTCATAGGGCTAGATTGGATGGGATGAGCGGTTACGTGGATGAGATATGTAATTACGGGTTCAAGAGGACGAGGAAGTGGAAGAGCGTGCTGGAAGCTACGCTGGCTTTCGAGAGTGCTTACTGCAGATCCGAATGAAAGGTTCAGTGGGATTCGAATCTT
It includes:
- a CDS encoding ABC transporter ATP-binding protein, coding for MVAIEVEGLEKRYVTYLRRGLRRERSVIHALRGISFSVMKGEVFGLLGPNGAGKTTTVKILSTLLLPDSGKAFLLGYDVVREPEEVRKRIGVSLSVERGFFWKLTGRENLIYFGMLYGLDGNKLRERVDYLLKLVGLDELNSSDKLYEEYSTGMKARLSIARALLIDPDVLILDEPTLGLDPASSRMIRELLIRLAHDEGKTVLITTHNMFEAEIVCDRVAIINDGRIIAVDTIDNLKGIVGGDLSIELSILPSARISLDNLRPHFSDLNAELTLDGDDIKLKVLTKPSERDGVTQELLLRLQKLGCSVKRVEVREPNLEDVFIELTRGRS
- a CDS encoding ABC transporter permease; translation: MSLASLFKSGVFLDLYFVKNNRANLISFLLWPYLMLILMLGAGFLLGSAQSFRSNVGDVDPIVFFVSSTLIASASLSVMWDVGGAVLFHRWAGTLPYVLLAPYRTSVILVMAYIPRYILWSFIQLAEFLPPLIIRKGIYALIIDLPILSISLIVGMLPLLGFSAIFASILLITKEESNILSWLNPIILILSGAFYPSYLFPLWAKIISQALPTTHTFELARLSALMSAPGVREVILIIGILLGMSVIYNALSYTMLGKAEERALGSGSI